The proteins below come from a single Miscanthus floridulus cultivar M001 chromosome 1, ASM1932011v1, whole genome shotgun sequence genomic window:
- the LOC136461512 gene encoding uncharacterized protein, with the protein MLPVQFGTPDHFRTDYVNFMVADFEGTYHAILGRPVLTKFMAIPYYRYLVLKIPTEKGVLTLRGNVYVAYTYKDDSFKIADAHDLSIRMAKTTLDAKQTLADHLEILELKAPHKNIKSKEHKEIQLVDSDPSKMALIEANLDPK; encoded by the coding sequence atgctacctgtgcaatttggtaccccagaccactttcgcaccgactacgtcaacttcatggttgccgacttcgaaggcacctaccatgctatccttggccgaccagtgctcaccaagttcatggccataccttacTATAgatatttggtgctcaagatacctactgagaagggggttctaactcttaggggcaatgTATATGTAGCTTACACCTacaaggatgacagcttcaaaatagcagatgctcatgacctctctattcgcatggccaagaccacgctcgacgccaagcAAACCCTAgctgaccacctggagatcctagagctcaaggccccacacaagaacatcaagtccaaagagcacaaagagatccagctggtcgacagtgatcccagcaaaatggcccttatcgaggccaacctagatcctaaatag